In Plasmodium relictum strain SGS1 genome assembly, chromosome: 6, one DNA window encodes the following:
- the ZIPCO gene encoding ZIP domain-containing protein, putative: MWLTSFLALLIFIECVAVIYVPSYVKKKLSKIKKNKFINMENFENIASGAILALAFIHMLPEAIILSNKKNINLYNIFILILVSVAFLNITDILYDHNLENSFDINSTQAYENQNSSIKNTNDKESNTNYVDSNANKVVDLEMKALDDKARDNACKGNFFLDIFKSNSFFIVLSLFIHSFIEGLLMGSLKDKNAVVIVGLSMLAHKWAECLIIYKNVVSKIENKILATIYAWSFISSLPLGVFIALFSLPSSELVEIIFSSIACGFFMYLSFNMTKDIKITKNNKYFISFSYFLGVCGMSGLMLIFNSFENDNLT; this comes from the exons ATGTGGTTGACATCATTTCTAGcattacttatttttattgaatgTGTTGCAGTTATATACGTGCCATCATatgtaaagaaaaaattatcaaaaataaaaaaaaataaatttataaacatggaaaattttgaaaacaTTGCAAGTG gaGCAATATTAGCTTTAGCTTTTATACATATGCTACCAGAAGCTATAATTTTgtcaaacaaaaaaaatattaatttatataatattttcattttaatacTTGTATCAGTAGCATTTTTGAATATAACAGATATATTGTATGAtcataatttagaaaatagcTTTGATATTAATAGTACACAAGCGTATGAAAATCAAAACAGttctattaaaaatacaaatgatAAAGAAAGTAACACAAATTATGTAGATAGTAATGCAAATAAAGTTGTTGATTTAGAAATGAAAGCATTAGATGATAAAGCTAGAGATAATGCATGTAAaggtaatttttttttggatatatttaaatcgaactccttttttattgttttaagTCTTTTTATTCATTCCTTTATAGAAG gtTTACTTATGGGAagtttaaaagataaaaatgcTGTTGTAATAGTTGGACTCTCAATGCTAGCTCATAAATGGGCAGAATGTTtaatcatatataaaaatgttgtCAGCAAAATTGAA AACAAAATTTTAGCAACCATATATGCTTGGTCTTTCATATCATCTTTACCATTAGGAGTATTCATTGCATTATTTTCTCTTCCAtcaa GCGAATTAGTAGAAATAATTTTCAGTTCTATTGCTTGTGGTTTTTTTATGTACCTTTCCTTTAAC ATGACTAAggatataaaaataacaaaaaataacaagtattttatatcttttagcTATTTCCTTGGAGTTTGTGGCATGTCAGGACTGATGCTAATATTTAACTCTTTTGAAAATGACAATTTAACCTAA
- the SEA1 gene encoding schizont egress antigen-1, putative, with protein sequence MQNKCGNEDDSYCYMNRYDLNDLIENIEENDKSLESNENNSICEYEIPFLLQDLESNKEDSEKNSLGSYLDDGASTIITRYEEENNIKKKKENKREKINIIIIQNKGVINNFEEILSMANVNDENIEKKLNDRFYQICCKSIADINTHNLSKAKDIKNKKGSLNIEHIDYGDIFLTIYDSLRNKKKDNNILHNSCENLRKCENSFKKTKMKNQYINEFKRGNYLKFHRKKENFYRNNLNNILIDKNSNNLCKRKISYYLQNNAKKNIISKYNSHVIGYDELMLKDRTFLKNFYIRKNRKKDKNMYYYEDYYRETKFPNSTNMEEMEKDHIYDPIYRNTYAQRGRNRNNYFEKENNCYYSKNGYTSFLEPLKKNVHKDTKGLENVMSYKEAKKEENETIEEKNENLSLIYRNKDDNNESIQKKFINDEKHDNNIDYTCDNEEIKDDTITFNQLDSSYNKKNEDIEKVYTENDLHFEKKRKKNEQYDYDKDKNNNIPREDTLCDKCHEKVDNIFNKSEKMDNYNGDYCNENKVCVKENEENSFSKDKDENNHEEKKLEINNFSDKLSVSKIGNYNESINSLSSLKKISEKDESYLASKEDKDDFHLLIKKYEKTKIMIDEYENISPNLNDVQKEEFVNVSDEFLNDVTKKKENDDEKKDEENEIKIFRRNSSEKYKNEFNEEKVGKELVDFRTPNDETHEKEDDEKKKEQNEIGELKGKSEAMENKIEYKKKVRKTYEIGYEKLLENDMYDLYNLKMHDLHNLKTYDFGFSKNLLKKDIFIYSESLSNDECFNKLEVNEKKIYSKEEYKTLEENDEEKNVLNFDENNKYVELVNNTKEEYLENDEIKAFLEKLKVDITSQINLNNDIYSDKSKLENEQEFDINNENNQNAFDLLDSVHINEYCCNDNEEVMNNNEYNLNNREDDLNENYMNGINNNYTSDVNQSKCSYVGSKLKLSDLNESKENKNGNSFLDNSKKYSEIKKDTECQTDFALDFSRSVNRTPRKKSVEVKLIEKKIKKKKEKEKGNENENEQIRRYPKRNRIKTLRYWIGEREITERNPYTGEIDVIGFSECKNLEDLSPHIIGPVEYKNVYLKDIIDSKEKEYNNENSNYDEKGLEENNRKSDNKKEENIINNDKYNPTFNKDDNSDQNRIKNEASTSNSRKKRRRRKFINIVNYIKKKKKKKLMRSMDKMEGKKSFFKNNEEDNNLDNENINMQKGNYNTDNHNLPKEDSNVIENNNIFYECNIKDKESNKIFNYDNKKENNNLIEDSMSNNILANDYNLFFDDINIYDYNKEKKEDGNEFIGTINNNTSYEDKNEVNEIKETIKINENENIKDMDEIEETIKINENENIKDMNEIEETIKINENENIKDMNEIKESNEVKKMNGYNSNNIHIKYNRKENMIKNDSERKNIISAKNKKIKKKLKDAKKKKKERKIDKMYNQLSMLNLNFFPSKRRKSKSLILEDEEKKKKDLKNDVKKKKFDEKKNKIKKNEKQNQKQKQKKIRKQKKKTENSEHNKLKKKKDDNNNNNDNYKNGENKILGVDKKSKIINNSSKKWNNNNSKSKDELEKGSGKKNSINTFIRNNINTYTNDLCYSAKNIHENVKNENVENENDENENDENENENENDENKNDLIQIDVNEYQTDKNEIIKNLSRHNLYLKILEKMNKSSSIKSYKNIISKKDNSKICKNNRQKKNYSNEKGSSYVEYDSLNKISINGNIEKKDVKSEDNNILTNMTYCNNNVIRNAFLKTLKHNYKNEIIKKKKKNKKNTLNIKKNENIILRKNNTLKEKYFTYLKKIKFSIVYSFNNNMKGNNSYIILKLFLFYDMLIFNLKYILILFFHSNFKLNISIYCIKIEPNEQFRNDSYKSNLIGYIDKGEKIKILLESEKCYEKGDFFFIPKFSNFIVINESRYYCILYVCPINK encoded by the exons atgCAAAATAAGTGTGGAAATGAAGATGATTCATATTGTTATATGAATAGATAtgatttaaatgatttaatagaaaatattgaagaaaatgataaatctTTGGAAAGTAATGAAAACAATAGTATTTGCGAATATGAAATACCATTTCTTTTGCAAGACCTTGAGAGTAACAAAGAAGACTCTGAGAAAAATTCTTTAGGGAGTTATCTTGATGATGGTGCATCAACCATTATTACGAGATATGAAgaggaaaataatataaaaaaaaaaaaagaaaataagagggaaaaaataaatattataattattcaaaataaaggagtaataaataattttgaagAAATTTTATCTATGGCAAATGTgaatgatgaaaatattgaaaaaaagttaaatgaTAGATTTTATCAAATATGTTGTAAAAGTATTGCTGATATAAATACGCATAATTTAAGCAAAGCAAAGGacataaagaataaaaaaggtTCATTAAACATTGAGCATATTGATTATGGTGATATTTTTCTTACAATATACGATTCATTaagaaataagaaaaaagataataacattttacataattcttgtgaaaatttaagaaaatgtgaaaattcatttaaaaaaacgaaaatgaaaaatcaaTACATCAATGAATTCAAGAGAGGTAATTACTTAAAATTTCAtaggaaaaaagaaaatttttatcgtaataatttaaataatattttaattgataaaaattctaataatttatgtaaaagaaaaatttcttATTACTTACAAAATAATgcaaaaaagaatattatatcaaaatataattctCATGTTATTGGATATGATGAACTTATGCTAAAAGACAGAacctttttaaaaaatttctatataagaaaaaataggaaaaaagataaaaacaTGTATTATTATGAAGATTATTATAGAGAAACAAAATTTCCAAATAGCACTAATATGGAGGAAATGGAAAAGGATCATATATATGATCCAATTTATAGAAATACATATGCACAAAGAGGAAGAAATAggaataattattttgaaaaggaaaataattgttattattcaaaaaatggCTATACATCTTTTTTAGAACcattaaaaaagaatgtgCACAAGGATACAAAGGGATTAGAAAATGTAATGTCATATAAAGAGgcaaaaaaagaagaaaatgaaacaaTCGaagagaaaaatgaaaatttaagcttaatttatagaaataaagatgataataatgagtcaatacaaaaaaaattcattaatgATGAAAAACATGATAACAATATTGATTATACTTGtgataatgaagaaattaaaGATGACACTATTACTTTTAATCAATTGGATTCctcttataataaaaaaaatgaagatattGAGAAAGTGTATACAGAAAATGATTTgcattttgaaaaaaaaagaaaaaaaaatgaacaatATGATTatgataaagataaaaataataatataccTCGTGAAGATACATTATGTGATAAATGCCATGAAAAAGTggataatatatttaataaatcagaaaAAATGGACAACTATAATGGTGATTACTGCAACGAAAATAAAGTATgtgtaaaagaaaatgaagagaATAGTTTTTCTAAAGATAAAGATGAGAATAAtcatgaagaaaaaaagctAGAAATCAACAACTTTTCAGATAAACTATCCGTCAGTAAGATTGGTAATTATAATGAATCAATAAATAGTTTAagtagtttaaaaaaaattagtgaAAAAGATGAAAGTTATTTAGCTAGTAAAGAGGATAAAGatgattttcatttattgataaaaaaatatgaaaaaacaaaaataatgattgatgaatatgaaaatatttctCCTAATCTTAATGATGTACAAAAGGAAGAATTCGTAAATGTTTCCgatgaatttttaaatgatgtaacaaaaaagaaagaaaatgatgatgaaaaaaaagatgaagagaatgaaataaaaatttttaggaGAAATAGCagtgaaaaatataaaaatgagttTAATGAAGAGAAAGTAGGAAAAGAATTAGTAGACTTTAGAACCCCAAATGATGAGACACATGAAAAAGaagatgatgaaaaaaaaaaagaacagaATGAAATAGGGGAgttaaaaggaaaaagtgAAGCaatggaaaataaaatagaatataaaaaaaaagtgaggAAAACATATGAAATAggatatgaaaaattattagaaaatgatatgtatgatttatataatttaaaaatgcaTGATTTACACAACCTAAAAACGTATGATTTTggtttttctaaaaatttattaaaaaaagacatttttatatatagtgAAAGTTTAAGCAATGATGAATGCTTTAATAAATTAGAggtaaatgaaaaaaaaatctattcAAAAGAAGAGTACAAAACATTAGAGGAAAATGATGAAGAGAAGAATGTCCTAAATTTTGATGAAAACAATAAGTATGTAGAATTAgtaaataatacaaaagaaGAATATTTAGAAAACGATGAAATTAAAGCCTTCCTAGAAAAACTTAAAGTTGACATAACAAgtcaaataaatttaaataatgatatatattcAGATAAAAGTAAATTGGAAAATGAACAAGAatttgatataaataatgaaaataatcaGAATGCATTTGATTTATTAGATTCAGTACATATAAATGAGTATTGTTGTAATGATAATGAGGAAGTGatgaataataatgaatataatttaaataatagagAAGatgatttaaatgaaaattacaTGAATGGTATAAATAACAATTATACCAGTGATGTGAATCAAAGTAAATGTTCTTACGTTGGTTCGAAGTTAAAGCTATCAGATTTAAATGAATcgaaagaaaataaaaatggaaattcttttttagataattctaaaaaatattctgaaataaaaaaggataCGGAATGCCAAACAGATTTTGCGCTTGATTTTTCAAGAAGTGTAAATAGAACACCAAGAAAGAAGAGTGTTGAAGTAAAACtaatagagaaaaaaattaaaaaaaaaaaagaaaaagaaaagggaaatgaaaatgaaaatgaacaAATTAGAAGATATCCTAAAAGGAATAGAATTAAAACTCTACGTTATTGGATTGGTGAAAGAGAAATCACTGAAAGAAATCCATATACAGGAGAAATTGATGTTATAGGATTTAGTGAGTGCAAAAATTTAGAAGATTTATCTCCTCATATTATTGGACCAGTAGAATATAAGaatgtatatttaaaagatataattgattcaaaagaaaaagaatataataatgaaaattccaattatgatgaaaaaggtttagaagaaaataatagaaaaagcGATAATAAGAAAGaggaaaatattataaataacgATAAATATAATCCAACTTTTAATAAAGATGATAATTCTGATCAAAAcagaattaaaaatgaagcaAGTACAAGTAATAGTAGAAAAAagagaagaagaagaaaattcattaatattgttaattacataaaaaaaaaaaaaaaaaaaaaattaatgagaAGTATGGATAAAATGGAAggaaaaaaatcattttttaaaaataatgaagaagatAACAATTtagataatgaaaatataaatatgcaAAAAGGAAATTATAATACAGATAATCATAATTTGCCTAAGGAAGATAGCAAtgttatagaaaataataatatattttatgaatgTAATATTAAGGATAAGgaaagtaataaaatatttaattatgataacaaaaaagaaaataataatttaattgaagATTCCATGTCCAATAATATTTTAGCTAatgattataatttattttttgatgatataaatatttatgattataataaggaaaaaaaggAAGACGGCAATGAATTCATTGGAAcgataaataataatacaagttacgaagataaaaatgaagtgaatgaaataaaagaaacaattaaaataaatgaaaatgaaaacataAAGGATATGGATGAAATAGAAGaaacaattaaaataaatgaaaatgaaaacataAAGGATATGAATGAAATAGAAGaaacaattaaaataaatgaaaatgaaaacataAAGGATAtgaatgaaataaaagaaagtaatgaagtaaaaaaaatgaatggatataattctaataatattcatattaaatataatagaaaagaaaatatgataaaGAATGATTCagagagaaaaaatattatttctgcaaaaaataaaaagattaaaaaaaaattgaaagatgcgaagaaaaaaaagaaagaaagaaaaatagataaaatgTACAATCAATTATCTATgctaaatttaaatttttttccatCAAAAAGGAGGAAATCAAAATCCCTAATTTTAGAGGatgaggaaaaaaaaaaaaaggatttaaaaaatgatgttaaaaaaaaaaaatttgatgaaaaaaaaaataaaataaaaaaaaatgaaaaacaaaATCAGAAacagaaacaaaaaaaaatacggaaacaaaaaaaaaagacagaAAATAGTGAgcataataaattaaaaaaaaaaaaagatgataataataataataatgataattataaaaatggagaaaataaaattcttggggtagataaaaaaagtaaaataattaataattcatCTAAAAAATGgaacaataataatagtaaaagTAAGGATGAATTAGAAAAAGGAagtggaaaaaaaaatagcataaatacatttataagaaataatattaatacataTACTAATGATTTATGCTATTCAGCAAAAAATATTCatgaaaatgttaaaaatgaaaatgttgaaaatgaaaatgatgaaaatgaaaatgatgaaaatgaaaatgaaaatgaaaatgatgaaaacaaaaatgatTTGATTCAAATTGATGTAAATGAATATCAAActgataaaaatgaaataataaaaaatttaagcaGACATAATTTATACTTAAAAATTCTTGAAAAGATGAATAAAAGCTCCAGtataaaaagttataaaaatataatttcaaaaaaagacAATTCTAAAATTTGTAAGAATaatagacaaaaaaaaaattattccaACGAAAAAGGGAGTAGTTATGTAGAATATgattcattaaataaaattagtatAAATGGAAATATAGAAAAGAAGGATGTAAAATCTGAAGATAATAACATATTAACAAATATGACTTACTGTAATAATAATGTTATTAGAAAtgcttttttaaaaacattaaaacataattataaaaatgaaataataaaaaaaaagaaaaaaaacaaaaaaaatactctaaatataaaaaaaaacgaaaatattattttaaggAAAAATAACACTTtaaaagagaaatattttacatatttaaaaaaaataaaattttcaatagTATATTCATTTAACAATAATATGAAAGGTAATAAtagttatataattttaaaattatttcttttttatgatatgttaatattcaatttaaaatatatccttattttattttttcatag taattttaaattaaacaTTAGTATATATTGCATTAAAATCGAACCAAATGAACAATTTAGAAATGATAGTTATAAAAGCAATTta aTTGGATATATTGATAAAggagaaaaaattaaaatattacttGAAAGTGAAAAATGTTACGAAAAAGgtgactttttttttatacctaaattttctaatttcATAGTTATTAATGAAAGCAG atATTACTGTATTTTATATGTTTGTccaataaataaataa
- a CDS encoding RNA-binding protein, putative, whose product MNAKHNNSLFEKFHCKNNISCGIPNNFNIESGTLMKKIEDYNENIVKKKNFNKNLGDLIYNISKLILENTNKNSVHDEDNFLNENKKNNNYNEKEKYVNNSMNNSENNNLFVSDKKTEIEKILNNIDYNKKEGNLKFINNNDKYSNDINSNLITLKNVKSTNSKIEKNKLNFFIDTKNCNQNTNEECNNIYNNTKNLLNIQKCEEENEMRGIEKFSNFNINDIKKESKNKLIYTNVDYTEKREENFEKNYKLYEEHIPFQTKEHNLNNEKIKHNNITSQIIKEIKRNKTNYNLKNIVITNVFLGNIPPNITEERLKNVLEIFGFIIHVEYKWSVDKWSYAFVYFIDEKCAVNAVNILNQKKFFDNSPNHKLICFIVSKQIPNQNTLQYNKANFSLLKDGPPGANLFLYGIPLKWTELNLIQLVNKYGHVVGLRIPYVNKENDKKQGNRGFGFVSYDNKKSAIEAFEELSKMYIHGKLLKVQLKNGEEHLLPAKLKNIYNTNKNKVKDNNNTKSAQSLVSTTDTLKTLNSINSNDIKKKFKNKCSNNNVKSNNFIKNKNKSNNSLCNNNTNKNIQNTSTSDNTCSKGLLESELKNNYPSNNSNNCDSPSNYSNSKIFTNFSDEYDKSYVTNKNFNIYTPNLQYNTNTNVLSNEFYKGEKYLFDISESSFERTDMNNVKCLDFVKINENKIKSLNLNDEKNINKYLQNKDNMTKKINMNNKSDYSNLCDSIDSERGKKFPWKKKKNSQLLEQKIKNLNKNFNYTNKIDTIRDYINSNKFTCNNFFESESLDKNQSSKLNNLKIKTCNNQKNKFSSNLNELENSSNASFSNTQNSNINISDNFFINNTKTLPTNEQNETQKMQTCKNYELFKKIKNNIHLYNENRNICSFLNNIWYNNDKNNNTYNNNDNKYNSKTKDDYIENNYFNEINKTFYYNENINNFDKNEKEYNKNDNINENNKYLNTNFEESFCDTYNNNMCDKKNLSNYFKNMQIFLKILNSYSKENVLKIDDYFNNGNKQLQEIINQRFNKELDKKDIENLFKNISFKNKETENKTQKGLYNKISYLKNSEDNLINSGSDLFNSNYFNLNFYEDSPFKNQSNNEKYVTNNNRIDHYLNDIYISDYINTHNYDKNILNFEIINDNKNINDNKDIYDNNFISDYQSNINKYIYHHYNKNVTNSTSNSCKRDISNNSKSIINKNMNFDNSDNTINNNYNKNMEYIKKNDSNNCIDKDICKISD is encoded by the exons ATGAACGCTAAACATAACAACTCactttttgaaaaattccattgtaaaaataatatttcatgTGGAATtccaaataattttaatatagaaaGTGGTAcattgatgaaaaaaattgaagattacaatgaaaatatagttaagaaaaagaatttcaataaaaatttaggagatttaatttataatatctcTAAACTTATACTTGAAAacacaaataaaaatagtgtACATGATGaagataattttttgaatgaaaataaaaaaaataataattataatgaaaaggaaaaatatgtaaataattCAATGAATAATtctgaaaataataatttatttgtaaGTGATAAAAAAActgaaattgaaaaaattttaaataatatcgattataacaaaaaagaaggaaatttgaaatttataaataataatgataaatatagcaatgatattaatagtaatttaattacattaaaaaatgttaaaagtACAAATTCAAAAattgagaaaaataaattaaatttttttattgatacGAAAAACTGCAACCAAAATACTAATGAAGAatgtaataatatttataataatactaaaaatttattaaatattcaaaaatgtgaagaagaaaatgaaatgagaggaattgaaaaattttctaattttaatataaatgatataaaaaaagaatctaaaaataaacttatatatacaaatgtTGATTATACAGAAAAAAGAGAAGAAAACTTTgaaaagaattataaattatatgaagAACATATTCCTTTTCAAACAAAAGAACATAACctgaataatgaaaaaattaaacataataatataaCTAGTCAAATTATTaaggaaataaaaagaaataagacaaattataatttaaaaaatattgtaaTAACTAACGTTTTCTTGGGGAATATTCCACCAAATATAACTGAAGAAAGATTAAAAAACGTCTTAGAAATTTTTGGATTTATAATTCATGTTGAATATAAGTGGTCAGTAGATAAATGGTCATATgcatttgtttattttattgatgAAAAATGTGCTGTAAATGCAGTTAATATTCTTAAtcagaaaaaattttttgataattcACCAAATCATAAATTGATATGTTTTATTGTTTCTAAGCAAATTCCTAATCAAAATACTCTACAATATAACAAAGCAAATTTTTCCTTATTGAAAGATGGGCCACCag gtgcaaatttgtttttatatggAATACCTTTAAAGTGGAcagaattaaatttaatacaaCTCGTAAATAAATATGGCCATGTTGTCGGGTTAAGAATTCCGTATGTTAATAAAGAAAACGATAAGAAACAAGGGAATAGAGGTTTTGGTTTTGTTTCATACGATAACAAAAAATCAGCTATTGAAGCTTTTGAAGAATTATCAAAAATGTATATACATGGAAAACTTTTAAAAGTTCAATTAAAAAACGGAGAAGAACATCTACTACCagctaaattaaaaaatatttataatacgaataaaaataaagtaaaagataataataatacaaaaagtGCGCAAAGTTTAGTTAGTACAACAGATACATTGAAAACACTTAATTCAATAAATTCtaatgatattaaaaaaaaatttaaaaacaaatgTTCCAATAACAATGttaaatcaaataattttataaaaaataaaaataaatcaaataatagcttatgtaataataataccaataaaaatattcaaaatacTTCTACATCTGATAATACTTGCTCTAAAGGTTTATTAGAAagtgaattaaaaaataattatccTTCAAACAATTCAAATAATTGTGATTCTCCTTCCAATTATTCAAActcaaaaatatttacaaatTTTTCAGATGAATATGATAAAAGTTATGtgacaaataaaaattttaatatttatacacCTAATTTGCAATATAATACTAATACGAATGTTCTATCTAATGAATTTTATAAAggagaaaaatatttatttgatattAGCGAAAGTAGTTTTGAAAGAACTGATATGAATAACGTTAAATGTTTagattttgtaaaaataaatgaaaataagatTAAGagtttaaatttaaatgatgaaaaaaatataaataaatatttgcaaaataaagataatatgacaaaaaaaataaatatgaataataaatcCGACTATTCTAATTTATGTGATAGCATTGATTCAGAGAGAGGGAAAAAATTTccatggaaaaaaaaaaaaaattctcaaTTATTAGaacagaaaataaaaaatttaaacaaaaattttaattatacaaataaaatagataCTATAAGAgattatataaatagtaataaaTTTACATGTAATAACTTTTTTGAATCCGAAAGTCTTGATAAAAATCAGAGttctaaattaaataatttgaaaATTAAAACTTGTAACaaccaaaaaaataaattttctagcaatttaaatgaattagaAAATTCTAGTAATGCTTCATTTAGTAATACACAAAATTCCAATATCAACATTTccgataatttttttataaataataccAAAACATTACCTACTAATGAACAAAATGAAACACAAAAAATGCAAACTTGTAAGAATTAtgaactttttaaaaaaataaaaaacaatataCATTTATACAATGAAAACAGAAACATATGCtcctttttaaataacattTGGTACAacaatgataaaaataataatacctATAACAATAATGATAACAAATATAACAGTAAAACGAAAGATGAttatattgaaaataattactttaatgaaattaataaaaccttttattataatgaaaatataaataattttgacaaaaatgaaaaagaatacaacaaaaatgataatattaatgaaaataataaatatcttAATACTAATTTTGAAGAAAGTTTCTGTGatacatataataataatatgtgtgataaaaagaatttatcaaattattttaaaaatatgcaaatttttttaaagattttAAATAGTTACTCAAAAGAAAACGTATTAAAAATAGATGACTATTTTAATAATGGAAACAAGCAATTacaagaaataataaatcaaagatttaataaagaattagataaaaaagatattgagaatttatttaaaaacatttcatttaaaaacaaagaaaCAGAAAACAAAACCCAAAAAGGAttgtataataaaatttcttatttaaaaaacagtgaagataatttaataaattcagGAAgtgatttatttaattcaaattatttcaatttgaatttttatgAAGATAGCCCATTTAAAAATCAATCAAACAACGAGAAATATGTCACAAACAATAATAGAATAGACCATTActtaaatgatatatatattagtgaTTACATAAATACCCACAACTATGATAAgaatattttgaattttgaaataataaatgataataaaaatattaatgacaataaagatatatatgataataattttatttctgaTTATCAgagtaatattaataaatatatatatcatcattataataaaaatgtaactAATAGTACTAGCAATAGTTGTAAGAGAGATATATCTAATAACAGTAAAAGcatcataaataaaaatatgaattttgATAATAGTGATAATACTATAAATAATAActataacaaaaatatggaatacattaaaaaaaatgattctaATAATTGCATTGATAAAGACATTTGCAAAATAAGCGATTAA